The following are encoded together in the Serratia sp. UGAL515B_01 genome:
- the truD gene encoding tRNA pseudouridine(13) synthase TruD, whose product MDMANLTWLHGKPQATGVLKAKPEDFFVVEDLGFVPDGKGEHLLVNIRKNGCNTQFVADALAKFASIHPRSVSYAGLKDRHAVTEQWFCLHLPGKDSPDLTQFVLEGCEVLQAARHLRKLRIGTLKGNYFTVVLRHISDRNEVEQRLQAIAKSGVPNYFGSQRFGHGGNNLTLARRWAKDEIRVKERNKRSFYLSASRSALFNAITSQRLANNQQKTLMDGDVLQLAGRGSWFVAKTEELNNLQQRLEAGELMITAPLPGDGEPGTAAEALNFEQQCLLQQPELLALLKRERVEPARRALLLQPQKLLWNWWDDATVELRFWLPAGSFATSVVREIIQQNNGEADITE is encoded by the coding sequence ATGGATATGGCAAATCTGACCTGGCTACATGGCAAGCCACAAGCCACCGGTGTGTTGAAAGCCAAACCAGAAGACTTTTTCGTCGTTGAGGATTTAGGCTTCGTACCAGATGGTAAAGGGGAACATCTGCTGGTGAATATCCGAAAAAACGGCTGCAATACCCAGTTTGTCGCCGACGCTCTGGCTAAATTCGCCAGTATACATCCCCGTTCGGTCAGCTACGCAGGATTGAAAGATCGTCATGCGGTAACAGAGCAATGGTTTTGTCTCCACTTACCGGGTAAAGATTCACCGGATCTTACACAGTTTGTGCTCGAAGGTTGTGAAGTGCTGCAAGCTGCCCGCCATTTACGCAAGTTGCGTATTGGCACGTTGAAAGGTAATTATTTCACCGTGGTATTGCGACATATCAGCGACCGCAACGAGGTTGAACAACGTCTACAAGCCATTGCTAAAAGTGGTGTACCCAATTATTTTGGCAGTCAGCGATTTGGCCACGGTGGAAATAACCTGACCTTAGCGAGACGCTGGGCTAAAGACGAGATCCGCGTCAAAGAGCGCAACAAACGCAGTTTCTATCTTTCAGCCAGCCGTAGCGCGCTGTTTAACGCTATCACCAGCCAGCGCCTGGCCAATAATCAGCAAAAAACGTTGATGGATGGGGATGTTTTGCAACTGGCTGGGCGTGGTAGTTGGTTTGTGGCCAAAACGGAAGAACTGAACAACTTGCAACAGCGGTTAGAAGCTGGCGAACTGATGATTACTGCCCCGTTACCTGGAGACGGTGAGCCAGGAACCGCAGCGGAAGCACTTAACTTTGAACAGCAGTGCTTATTACAACAGCCAGAATTACTCGCGCTTTTAAAGCGCGAGCGCGTTGAGCCGGCTCGCCGTGCACTGTTGTTGCAACCGCAGAAACTGCTGTGGAACTGGTGGGATGATGCCACCGTTGAATTGCGTTTTTGGTTACCAGCAGGCAGTTTTGCCACCAGCGTAGTGCGCGAAATCATACAACAGAACAATGGTGAAGCGGATATTACGGAATAA